A portion of the Fulvia fulva chromosome 1, complete sequence genome contains these proteins:
- a CDS encoding UDP-N-acetylglucosamine transporter yea4, translating to MPGFDALATTGLIFGGCCTNVFALEGIVKLESRSGLVITFFQFVFTSCFAYLTQFEAGGRWALRAPKVPLSRWAIIAAMFWGINMLNNWAFAYNISVPVHIILRSFGSVTTMVAGVLRGKRYSPLQVLSVALLTVGVLISAWADSESKGKKMSVENEASSSDFIQGLGILLLAQFMSAYAGAYTEDTYAEYKANWTENLFYSHILGLPLFLPLAGTLQHQYRKLADTPHVSVRQYLPSILAQTGTTSDATGGLAPRAYPETMPKGILLLFTNAVTQLACISGVNLLSAKSSAVTVTIVLNIRKLVSFIMSTLLFGHQLNAKMILGATLVFGSGALYGYETSWRIPKQKKKSQADANGKPPGKKEQ from the exons ATGCCCGGATTTGATGCTTTAGCCACCACGGGCCTCATATTCGGTGGCTGTTGCACCAATGTCTTTGCTCTGGAAGGCATTGTCAA GCTTGAGTCAAGGAGTG GGTTGGTGATTACGTTCTTCCAGTTCGTGTTTACGAGTTGCTTTGCGTATTTGACGCAGTTTGAGGCTGGGGGGAGGTGGGCTTTAAGGGCGCCGAAG GTCCCTCTGTCGCGATGGGCAATTATTGCAGCGATGTTTTGGGGTATTAACATGCTGAACAACTGGGCTTTTGCGTACAATATCAGTGTGCCGGTGCATATTATACTGCGCAGCTTTGGGAGTGTGACGACGATGGTGGCGGGGGTGTTGCGTGGGAAGAGGTATAGTCCGTTGCAGGTGCTCAGTGTTGCGCTGCTTACGGTGGGAGTTTTGATTAGTGCGTGGGCTGATTCTGAGAGTAAG GGTAAAAAGATGTCCGTGGAGAACGAGGCGTCTTCATCAGACTTCATCCAGGGGTTGGGCATATTGCTCCTCGCCCAGTTCATGTCAGCCTACGCAGGAGCATACACCGAAGACACCTACGCGGAGTACAAGGCGAACTGGACAGAGAACCTGTTCTACTCACACATACTCGGCTTGCCACTCTTCCTCCCTCTCGCTGGAACGCTGCAACACCAGTATCGGAAGCTCGCAGACACGCCACACGTCAGTGTACGACAATACTTGCCATCCATCTTGGCACAGACGGGTACGACATCTGACGCCACGGGGGGACTCGCGCCTCGCGCATATCCTGAAACAATGCCGAAAGGGATTCTGCTATTGTTTACCAACGCAGTGACACAGCTTGCATGCATCTCCGGGGTCAACTTGCTCTCTGCCAAGTCATCCGCTGTCACTGTGACCATTGTGCTGAACATCAGGAAGTTGGTGTCGTTCATCATGAGCACGCTTCTGTTCGGGCACCAGCTCAATGCCAAGATGATTCTTGGAGCAACGCTGGTCTTCGGTAGCGGTGCGTTATACGGTTACGAGACAAGCTGGAGGATACCAAAGCAGAAGAAGAAGAGTCAGGCAGATGCCAATGGCAAACCACCAGGAAAGAAGGAGCAATGA
- a CDS encoding putative hydrolase nit2: MVIRYTNTSKMAIAAIGQITSTNSLHHNLSQCRLLLQIAVSAGAKALFLPEASDYIGTSAQESFSLCVPASESPFVLGLQEAAKQHSLPISVGIHEPSDDPGSKRIRNTLIWIDEAGIITHRYQKVHLFDSELENGPVIRESETIEPGNHILPPFNTSVGKIGSMICFDLRFPEIALSLRRQGAEILLYPSAFTVPTGKAHWLPLLRARAIECQCYVIAAAQVGKHNEKRESYGHSIVIDPWGEVVAELGGEGKGEPEVVLAEIDLERVRRVREQQPLKRRM; encoded by the exons ATGGTCATAAGATATACCAACACCTCCAAGATGGCAATCGCA GCAATAGGCCAAATCACCTCCACAAACTCCCTCCACCATAACCTCTCCCAATGCCGCCTTCTCCTCCAAATAGCCGTCAGCGCAGGTGCAAAG GCCCTCTTCCTCCCCGAAGCAAGTGACTACATCGGCACCTCTGCCCAGGAATCCTTCTCCCTCTGCGTCCCCGCCTCGGAGTCCCCCTTCGTCCTCGGTCTTCAAGAAGCCGCAAAGCAACACTCCCTCCCCATCTCGGTAGGTATCCATGAACCCTCCGATGATCCTGGTAGTAAACGGATTAGGAATACTCTAATCTGGATCGATGAAGCTGGGATTATAACGCACCGCTATCAAAAAGTGCACCTCTTCGACTCGGAACTGGAGAATGGGCCCGTCATAAGGGAGAGCGAAACGATCGAGCCCGGGAACCACATCCTCCCACCCTTCAACACTTCCGTCGGGAAGATCGGGTCCATGATCTGTTTCGATCTCCGCTTCCCAGAAATCGCATTAAGCCTGAGAAGACAAGGGGCAGAAATTCTACTCTATCCCTCCGCCTTCACGGTCCCGACGGGAAAAGCACACTGGCTTCCTCTCCTGCGTGCCAGGGCGATTGAGTGTCAGTGCTATGTCATTGCTGCCGCGCAGGTTGGGAAGCATAATGAGAAGCGGGAGAGTTATGGGCATAGTATTGTGATTGATCCTTGGGGCGAGGTGGTGGCGGAGCTGGGAGGGGAGGGGAAAGGGGAGCCGGAGGTGGTTTTGGCCGAGATTGATTTGGAGAGGGTGAGGAGGGTGAGGGAACAGCAGCCGTTGAAGAGGCGAATGTAA
- a CDS encoding 3'(2'),5'-bisphosphate nucleotidase gives MVRRPTLTSAIFAISIVILAFSLFPTLLPRLRLLSSHFLPRQQQQHLTTMSTDYSKELNIALLAVQRASILAKTVFHQNSKGTLEKGDTSPVTIGDFGAQALIIAALQHNFPDDEIVAEEEAKDLRENSKLRDLVFGLVQDAKLHDTNAEKALGGPVASAEKMLDIIDKGDSKGGNKGRIWAIDPIDGTKGFLRGGQYAVCLGLMVDGDVKVGVLGCPNLPVSDSEPLKENIGADASDEEGKGVLFSAVQGEGAYSRPLQKGSLEAAKKIQMKPISNIADATFCESVEAAHSNQSDSGKIAEKLGITKPSVRMDSQAKYGSIARGAGDLYLRLSVKKDYVEKIWDHAAGDLIVREAGGQVTDVEGKRLNFSLGRTLKENKGVIAAPKDVHAKVIEAVQSVLSSKQ, from the coding sequence ATGGTAAGGAGACCAACTCTCACTTCCGCCATATTCGCCATCTCCATAGTCATACTGGCTTTCTCGCTCTTCCCAACCCTCCTACCACGCCTCCGACTCCTCTCATCCCACTTCCTACCCCGCCAACAACAGCAGCATCTCACCACAATGTCGACCGACTACAGCAAAGAGCTCAACATTGCTCTCCTAGCAGTCCAGCGCGCCTCTATTCTCGCCAAGACCGTCTTCCACCAGAACAGCAAAGGCACATTGGAGAAGGGCGACACTTCACCTGTGACCATCGGCGACTTTGGAGCACAAGCTCTGATCATCGCTGCGCTGCAACACAACTTCCCCGACGATGAGATCGTAGCAGAGGAGGAGGCCAAGGATCTCAGAGAGAACTCAAAGCTCCGTGATCTTGTCTTCGGTCTTGTGCAAGATGCAAAGCTTCACGACACAAATGCTGAGAAGGCGCTGGGAGGACCCGTAGCGTCTGCTGAGAAGATGTTGGACATTATCGACAAGGGCGACAGCAAAGGTGGAAACAAGGGCAGAATTTGGGCAATCGATCCTATCGACGGCACGAAAGGTTTCCTACGAGGTGGACAATACGCTGTCTGCTTGGGTCTGATGGTCGATGGAGACGTCAAGGTCGGTGTGCTCGGATGCCCAAACCTGCCAGTTTCGGATAGCGAGCCTCTGAAGGAGAACATCGGTGCCGACGCCAGCGACGAGGAAGGTAAGGGTGTGCTTTTCTCTGCCGTGCAGGGCGAGGGCGCATACTCTCGACCACTGCAGAAGGGCTCGCTGGAAGCTGCCAAGAAGATTCAGATGAAGCCAATCTCGAACATCGCAGATGCAACCTTCTGCGAGAGCGTAGAAGCTGCGCACAGCAACCAGAGCGACAGCGGCAAGATTGCTGAGAAGCTCGGCATCACAAAACCAAGTGTGAGAATGGATTCGCAAGCAAAGTATGGCTCGATCGCGAGAGGTGCTGGAGATCTTTACCTCAGATTGTCAGTCAAGAAGGACTATGTTGAGAAGATCTGGGATCACGCAGCAGGAGATTTGATCGTTCGTGAGGCTGGTGGCCAGGTTACTGATGTTGAGGGCAAGAGGTTGAACTTCAGCTTGGGCAGGACGTTGAAGGAGAACAAGGGTGTTATTGCGGCGCCTAAGGATGTGCATGCGAAGGTTATTGAGGCTGTGCAGAGTGTGCTGAGTAGCAAGCAGTAG
- a CDS encoding Aspartate--tRNA ligase, cytoplasmic → MSLKKALHSFRPRSGSNSAATSDNESPAPKDGHRESRVGTGFSALSNGIGFGRHSTDSGHRPSTDLSPSPSRHSKDHHRGSHSPLGFLRRKVRGGSDDSHSSTEDLPLNREGEPMSRNQQRKHERQAEKEKHRQEVEARQEADRKRKEEMAKRAEEEETEEQKARYGTLPINYYAGQQKHEDRIDLRDLKPEHVGQMVCFRARLHNLRKLSAHLMFIELRQQTATIQGILHEHGSVSQHFLYWAEHLHVESVAVIKGVVQEPKAKQGEIIGVSIHNLEIHIHEMHVEATPDEPLPFTVHEAEVSKAETQQEGDTRHRVSDRARQGNRIIDLRTTASQAIFRVQSGICQAFRSHLHNIGFIEIHTPKLQGAASESGASVFKVDYFGRPAFLAQSPQLGKQMAIAADFRRVFEIGPVFRAENSNTHRHLTEFTGLDLEMAIDEHYHEVLRVLDSTFKAIFKFVYDNYREEIEVVKRQFPHEDLVWLDQTPIIPFAEGIRMLNESGYRDENGKELPEDEDMGTRDEIALGAVIKEKFKTDYYVLDKFPASARPFYAMPDPDNATLTNSFDIFCRGQEILSGGQRIHDAPTLAANMEKMKMDPKTLEEYMTGFEWGAPPHGGGGIGMERILMLLLKLGDIRNATMFPRDPKSLPYKPPVKQLRHPEASTMHPPWMGQDRVTAHMDFQPLEKLIANYGDASNTSWLEPKFEHWRDSNTGAAIGFVPHEGFAITIGDPLCHQSQYVKTIGGYLRYIKKERHLKALWLLCGQAVEEVLANKFDWRTLSVAAEQRLDPGNNPAAKDPEIQRKCRHAEKEGVKLHDIPIGTPIPQDVKEKVDKRIEDWLKNRKGKQVHLTDVHPWQDTEHRQYHYTTTKDGQICGLVILAQLSPDHGWQVKFALDFPGAPSGAIELLVLHSLKAAAQTGATSVTFGGGAAAKLTPGHNLKGTRVKVLAKAYHAIATELKLTNKSEFREKLGAQDDPIYVCYPPHGLGPSGVRAILSFFEDDDDANKLG, encoded by the exons ATGTCGCTCAAGAAGGCTCTGCACAGCTTTCGCCCTCGGAGTGGTTCCAACTCAGCTGCCACTAGCGACAACGAAAGCCCAGCTCCCAAGGATGGCCACAGGGAAAGCCGCGTGGGGACTGGCTTCTCGGCCCTGTCGAATGGCATTGGCTTCGGCCGTCACTCGACAGACTCGGGACATCGACCCTCTACTGATCTGTCGCCGTCGCCATCACGACACTCCAAGGACCACCACAGAGGCTCGCATAGTCCCTTGGGCTTTCTGAGGCGCAAGGTCCGTGGTGGCTCCGATGATTCGCACTCTTCCACCGAAGACCTGCCATTGAATCGCGAAGGCGAGCCGATGAGCCGCAACCAGCAGCGTAAACATGAGCGACAagccgagaaggagaagCACCGCCAGGAGGTCGAAGCTCGCCAGGAAGCAGATCGAAAACGCAAAGAGGAAATGGCGAAGAGGGCTGAAGAGGAAGAGACTGAAGAACAGAAGGCCAGGTACGGCACACTACCAATCAACTATTACGCTGGGCAACAGAAGCATGAAGACCGCATTGACTTGCGTGACCTCAAGCCAGAACATGTTGGCCAAATGGTTTGCTTTAGAGCACGCCTGCACAACTTGCGTAAGCTGAGCGCACATCTGATGTTCATCGAGCTTCGACAGCAGACGGCAACCATTCAAGGTATCTTGCACGAGCACGGCAGTGTCTCTCAGCACTTCTTGTACTGGGCCGAGCATCTTCACGTCGAATCAGTCGCGGTGATCAAGGGTGTCGTCCAAGAGCCGAAGGCTAAGCAGGGGGAGATCATCGGTGTATCGATCCACAACCTTGAGATCCATATCCATGAGATGCACGTTGAGGCCACGCCGGATGAGCCATTGCCATTCACTGTCCACGAGGCTGAGGTCAGCAAGGCAGAAACCCAACAGGAGGGAGACACCCGCCACCGCGTGTCTGACAGAGCCCGCCAGGGTAACCGCATTATTGATCTGCGTACGACAGCATCGCAGGCTATCTTCCGTGTGCAGTCTGGCATTTGCCAGGCTTTCCGATCACACTTGCACAACATCGGCTTCATTGAGATCCACACTCCAAAGCTCCAAGGCGCCGCATCTGAGTCTGGAGCCAGCGTTTTCAAGGTCGACTACTTTGGCAGGCCAGCATTCCTGGCACAGTCGCCGCAGCTGGGCAAGCAGATGGCTATTGCAGCAGACTTCAGGCGAGTCTTTGAGATTGGTCCAGTCTTTAGAGCCGAGAACAGCAACACCCACAGGCATTTGACAGAGTTCACGGGTCTGGATCTGGAAATGGCGATTGACGAGCACTACCACGAGGTGCTACGTGTCTTGGACAGCACATTCAAGGCGATCTTCAAGTTCGTTTATGACAATTACAGGGAAGAGATCGAGGTTGTGAAGCGACAGTTCCCACATGAGGACCTGGTCTGGCTGGATCAGACCCCGATCATACCCTTCGCTGAAGGTATCCGCATGCTCAATGAGTCTGGCTACCGGGATGAGAATGGCAAGGAACTGCCAGAAGATGAAGACATGGGCACTCGCGACGAGATTGCCCTGGGCGCCGTGATCAAGGAGAAATTTAAGACCGACTACTACGTTCTCGACAAGTTCCCTGCCTCCGCGCGACCTTTCTATGCCATGCCCGATCCCGACAACGCAACGCTCACAAACTCGTTCGATATCTTCTGCCGTGGCCAGGAGATCCTCTCTGGAGGACAGCGAATTCACGATGCGCCTACCCTTGCCGCAAATATGGAGAAGATGAAGATGGACCCCAAGACTTTGGAAGAGTACATGACTGGGTTCGAGTGGGGTGCTCCACCGCACGGTGGTGGTGGAATCGGTATGGAGCGTATTCTCATGCTTTTGCTGAAGCTTGGTGATATTCGAAACGCGACCATGTTCCCGCGTGATCCCAAGTCGTTGCCATACAAGCCTCCAGTCAAGCAACTCCGACATCCAGAAGCGAGCACAATGCATCCACCTTGGATGGGCCAAGACCGAGTCACAGCTCACATGGACTTCCAACCACTCGAGAAGCTCATTGCCAACTACGGTGATGCCTCGAACACATCTTGGCTGGAGCCCAAGTTCGAACACTGGCGTGATTCCAACACGGGTGCTGCAATTGGCTTCGTACCTCACGAAGGGTTCGCTATCACTATCGGTGATCCTCTTTGCCACCAGAGCCAGTATGTCAAGACGATCGGCGGCTATCTGCGATACATCAAGAAGGAGCGCCACCTCAAGGCGCTTTGGTTGCTCTGTGGACAGGCCGTGGAAGAGGTCCTAGCTAACAAGTTCGACTGGCGAACACTGTCTGTTGCTGCCGAGCAACGTCTTGACCCAGGCAACAACCCAGCGGCGAAGGACCCTGAGATTCAGCGAAAGTGCCGACACGCAGAGAAGGAGGGCGTCAAACTGCACGACATCCCAATCGGCACGCCGATCCCACAAGACGTGAAAGAGAAGGTTGACAAGCGTATTGAGGACTGGCTGAAGAACAGAAAGGGCAAGCAGGTGCATCTTACAGATGTCCACCCTTGGCAAGATACGGAGCACCGACAGTATCACTACACCACAACCAAAGACGGCCAGATCTGTGGTCTTGTCATCCTTGCTCAGCTGTCACCCGATCACGGCTGGCAAGTCAAGTTTGCGCTCGACTTCCCCGGTGCGCCGTCAGGTGCCATTGAGTTGCTCGTGCTGCACTCATTGAAGGCTGCCGCACAGACTGGTGCAACATCAGTCACCTTCGGCGGAGGCGCTGCTGCTAAGCTCACGCCAGGTCACAACTTGAAGGGCACTCGCGTGAAGGTCCTGGCTAAGGCGTACCACGCCATCGCGACTGAGCTAAAGCTCACGAACAAGAGCGAGTTCAGAGAGAAGCTGGGTGCCCAGGACGATCCCATCTATG TCTGTTACCCACCTCACGGTCTCGGGCCAAGCGGTGTTCGAGCCATCCTCAGCTTCTTCGAGGATGACGACGATGCCAACAAGTTGGGCTAG